In Solanum pennellii chromosome 3, SPENNV200, a single window of DNA contains:
- the LOC107015489 gene encoding uncharacterized protein LOC107015489, producing MQKSYYKIQFPQSDKHNSNKRSLKVRQVMAEKEGAIVKKGHEEGLKMALSLLEEYQLPAGLLPLADVIEVGFVKTTGYMWILQTKKVEHNFKMISKLVSYGAEITGYVEKNRIKKLKGVKAKELMLWPPVGDISVDDPPTGKIHFKSLAGITKTFPVEAFAAGQ from the coding sequence ATGCAAAAATCATACTATAAAATTCAGTTCCCTCAATCAGATAAGCATAACAGCAACAAAAGGTCATTAAAAGTGAGGCAAGTCATGGCAGAAAAGGAAGGAGCAATTGTCAAGAAGGGTCATGAGGAAGGCTTAAAAATGGCCCTTTCCCTTCTTGAAGAATATCAACTCCCAGCAGGGCTTCTCCCTCTGGCTGATGTGATCGAAGTCGGGTTTGTGAAGACCACTGGGTACATGTGGATCCTGCAAACTAAAAAAGTTGAACATAACTTTAAGATGATTAGTAAGCTGGTGAGTTATGGTGCTGAAATAACAGGATACGTCGAGAAGAACAGGATCAAGAAGCTCAAGGGAGTGAAGGCTAAGGAACTGATGTTATGGCCTCCAGTTGGTGACATCTCAGTGGACGACCCTCCTACTGGCAAGATTCACTTCAAGAGCCTTGCTGGCATCACGAAAACTTTTCCGGTTGAGGCTTTTGCAGCTGGACAGTAA
- the LOC107014082 gene encoding pollen allergen Che a 1-like has protein sequence MTKSSEIILIVSVVCLFSLFGVIHAESEASSDHSQTHFKVDGKVYCDVCRTQFENRLSKPLSGAEVQLQCKNQTTDAITATVDGKTDEHGFYELLVERDHEDDICEMMLKKSPMDDCTEIPHESNAQESARITITNNNGIADSTRHANPLFFLKKEASPECDEVFKELELLPEDISQS, from the exons atgacaaaatcaagTGAAATTATTCTAATTGTTAGTGTAGTTTGTTTGTTTTCCCTGTTTGGGGTAATTCATGCTGAGTCTGAAGCTTCAAGTGATCATAGTCAAACTCATTTCAAGGTAGATGGAAAAGTATATTGTGACGTTTGTCGCACTCAATTCGAAAATCGACTTAGCAAGCCATTATCAG GCGCGGAGGTACAACTACAATGCAAGAACCAAACAACTGATGCTATCACTGCAACAGTGGATGGTAAAACTGATGAGCATGGTTTCTATGAACTCCTCGTGGAACGCGACCACGAGGACGATATATGTGAGATGATGCTCAAGAAGAGCCCCATGGATGATTGTACTGAGATACCACATGAAAGTAATGCACAAGAATCAGCAAGAATCACCATTACAAACAACAATGGCATAGCTGATTCTACTCGCCACGCGAACCCTCTATTCTTCTTGAAGAAAGAAGCTTCACCAGAATGTGATGAAGTATTTAAGGAACTCGAATTATTACCTGAAGATATTAGTCaatcttaa